ATATCTGTTCTTTGATTTGTTGCATCCCAGAAAAATTGATCTATAAGATAATCATGTGCTCCATGAATTTCGATACAATCAAAACCTAATCTTTTAGCATCTGCCGCGGCTTGTCCAAAAGCAAGAATAGTATCTTCGATATCTTTTGTAGTCATGCTAGTACCATTGCTAAAACCAGGTCTGTTTAGTCCAGATGGCCCTTCAAAAGGTACTGGAGGAACCCATCCTGAATGGTGGTTATCCATGATTCCCATATGCCAAATTTGTGGACCCATTTGCCCACCAGCAGTATGAACATCATCAATTACTTTTTTCCATCCTGCTAATGCTTTATCACCATAAAAATGAGGAACATTAGCATCATTTGATGATGAAGGTCTGTTAATAACTGTTCCTTCTGATAAAATTAAACCTACTTCACCTTCAGCTCTTTTTTGATAGTATTTTGCTACTTCATCTGTTGGGACTCCATTAGGGGAAAATGAACGCGTCATAGGCGCCATTACAATTCTATTTTTAAGATCTAACGTCTTTAATTTAAAAGGCGTAAATAAACTATCTGTACTCATATTAATGCTCTTTTTATAAATTGAATTCTATTATTTTACTTAGTTCTGTAAAAGCTTTTTCATTACGTCTGTAATAAGTCCATTGTCCAACACGAGTTGATTCTATGAATCCTGCACGTTGAAGAATAGATAAATATTCGGAAACAGTCGATTGCGTAAGCCCAGACTTTGCTTGTATTTCTCCAACACATACACCATGCTCAAAGCCACAAGGTTGTTGCATCGGAAAATTTATTTCTGGTTCTTTTAGCCATTCCAACATAAGAAGTCGGGACTTGTTTGATAATGCTTTAAATATTTCGATGTGTTCCATAGCGCAAAGATATCGAGTTTTTCCGATATGTCAATATACAAAAACGTAT
The nucleotide sequence above comes from Flavobacterium branchiarum. Encoded proteins:
- a CDS encoding NADH:flavin oxidoreductase, with the protein product MSTDSLFTPFKLKTLDLKNRIVMAPMTRSFSPNGVPTDEVAKYYQKRAEGEVGLILSEGTVINRPSSSNDANVPHFYGDKALAGWKKVIDDVHTAGGQMGPQIWHMGIMDNHHSGWVPPVPFEGPSGLNRPGFSNGTSMTTKDIEDTILAFGQAAADAKRLGFDCIEIHGAHDYLIDQFFWDATNQRTDIYGGKTLAERTRFAVEVIKEVRKQVGEDFAIIIRLSQFKPADYTYKLAKNALEMEAWLAPLVDAGVDILHCSQRRFWEPEFEGSDLNFAGWAKKITGKPTITVGSVGLSNDFFGAFAGESSEPTSLDELTRRMDRGDFDLVAVGRPLLADPNWVAKIKQGKTEELKGFTKEALAELVI
- a CDS encoding ArsR/SmtB family transcription factor, encoding MEHIEIFKALSNKSRLLMLEWLKEPEINFPMQQPCGFEHGVCVGEIQAKSGLTQSTVSEYLSILQRAGFIESTRVGQWTYYRRNEKAFTELSKIIEFNL